A single window of Gossypium arboreum isolate Shixiya-1 chromosome 13, ASM2569848v2, whole genome shotgun sequence DNA harbors:
- the LOC108461245 gene encoding uncharacterized protein LOC108461245, translating into MLAYCFPLIIQLSNYKSRIIHNIGLLVGNLKYRRTYSSQNLFEPVSGRLITSSQFVNHPSQRSFSQSSCYQKFAHAETHSILRSSSLQHRFKNWQELRKHKLTASTFAGAIGFWPLRRTQLWLEKLGAIEHFSGNLATCWSNIKEEEALERYKLITGNTIEFPEFQVYGKMNPEDSWLAASPDGLVNRFVYGLPPGGVLEIKCPFFGGDMSQAFPWKRIPLYCIPQAQGLMEIMDREWMDFYVWTPNGSSLFRIYRDVKYWNVLKSALSDFWWKHVQPAKEICSKNVITDPLIELKSLRPDSRHESCGDIVRQSKLIADNSNLLICEINGQLIT; encoded by the coding sequence ATGCTTGCATATTGCTTTCCTTTAATCATTCAGCTATCAAATTACAAAAGCAGGATTATCCATAACATTGGTTTGCTTGTGGGTAATTTGAAGTATAGGAGAACATATTCCAGCCAGAATCTATTTGAGCCAGTTAGTGGAAGGCTCATCACTAGTAGTCAATTTGTTAATCACCCTTCTCAAAGAAGTTTTAGTCAATCTAGTTGTTATCAGAAATTCGCACATGCTGAAACTCATTCTATCCTTCGGTCCAGTAGTCTTCAGCATCGGTTCAAAAATTGGCAAGAACTGAGAAAGCATAAATTGACAGCTAGCACATTTGCTGGGGCTATAGGCTTTTGGCCTTTGCGAAGGACCCAGCTCTGGCTAGAGAAACTTGGGGCGATTGAGCATTTTTCTGGTAACTTAGCTACATGTTGGAGCAATATCAAAGAAGAGGAAGCACTTGAAAGATATAAACTGATTACTGGGAATACAATTGAGTTTCCTGAATTTCAGGTTTATGGTAAGATGAATCCTGAAGACAGTTGGTTAGCAGCTTCACCTGATGGCTTGGTGAACAGGTTTGTTTATGGGTTGCCTCCCGGGGGAGTATTGGAGATAAAATGTCCATTTTTTGGTGGGGATATGAGCCAGGCTTTCCCTTGGAAGCGCATCCCCCTCTATTGCATTCCACAAGCTCAGGGTTTAATGGAAATCATGGACCGGGAATGGATGGATTTCTATGTTTGGACTCCTAACGGAAGCAGTCTATTTAGGATTTACCGAGATGTAAAATACTGGAATGTTCTGAAATCGGCACTCTCTGACTTTTGGTGGAAGCATGTTCAACCAGCTAAAGAAATATGCAGTAAAAATGTGATAACAGATCCCCTCATAGAATTAAAATCACTAAGGCCAGACTCGAGGCATGAATCATGTGGCGATATAGTTCGTCAAAGCAAACTTATAGCTGATAACTCCAATTTATTgatttgtgaaataaatggaCAACTGATAACCTGA
- the LOC108461246 gene encoding uncharacterized protein LOC108461246 — protein sequence MATPSKNMKAFYKQKKTNPTGGISKSKSSKATKPAATDIAQLPHGVSLDLKDDDIEEEEKALREFDMNMAYGPCIGITRLGRWERAQRLGLNPPKEIEKLVKSGKVKLQSLFDGRI from the exons ATGGCGACACCATCGAAGAACATGAAGGCTTTCTACAAGCAAAAGAAGACAAACCCAACGGGAGGCATCTCCAAATCAAAATCCTCAAAGGCAACCAAACCTGCCGCTACTGATATCGCCCAACTGCCCCATGGCGTTTCTCTGGATCTCAAAG ATGATGATATTGAAGAGGAAGAGAAAGCGTTAAGGGAATTCGACATGAACATGGCGTACGGACCATGCATAGGGATAACGCGGCTGGGTCGATGGGAAAGAGCACAAAGATTGGGGCTAAATCCTCCTAAAGAAATCGAGAAGCTTGTGAAAAGTGGTAAGGTGAAACTACAATCATTATTTGATGGGCGTATCTAG